A stretch of Gasterosteus aculeatus chromosome 4, fGasAcu3.hap1.1, whole genome shotgun sequence DNA encodes these proteins:
- the rab21 gene encoding ras-related protein Rab-21 has protein sequence MAAGGTGGRTYSFKVVLLGEGCVGKTSLVLRYCENKFNDKHITTLQASFLTKKLNITGKRVNLAIWDTAGQERFHALGPIYYRDSNGAVLVYDITDEDSFLKVKNWVKELRKMLGNDICLCIVGNKIDLDKDRHVSVEEAESYAESVGAKHYHSSAKLNKGIEELFLDLCKRMMETAQAEERLKGNGASQSASSRRGVQIVDDEPQAMPAGGCCSTG, from the exons GTTTTACTAGGGGAAGGCTGCGTGGGGAAGACGTCGCTGGTGCTGCGGTACTGCGAGAACAAATTCAACGACAAACACATCACAACTCTACAG gcgTCGTTCCTCACAAAGAAGCTCAACATCACAGGAAAGAGAGTAAACTTGGCCATCTGG GACACGGCGGGTCAGGAGCGTTTTCACGCTTTAGGGCCGATCTACTACAGAGACTCAAACGGAGCAGTACTAGTATACGACATCACCGACGAGGACTCCTTTCTGAAG gtgaAGAACTGGGTGAAGGAGTTGAGGAAGATGTTGGGGaatgacatttgtttgtgtatagTAG GTAATAAAATAGATTTGGACAAAGACCGACACGTTTCagtggaggaggcagagag CTACGCAGAGTCGGTCGGAGCCAAACATTACCACTCGTCAGCCAAGTTAAATAAAGGAATCGAGGAGCTTTTTCTGGATCTCTGTAAAA GGATGATGGAGACGGCTCAGGCCGAGGAAAGGTTGAAGGGCAACGGAGCCAGCCAATCGGCATCGAGTAGGCGGGGCGTACAGATTGTGGACGACGAACCACAAGCCATGCCCGCTGGAGGATGCTGCTCCACCggctag
- the LOC120814099 gene encoding tetraspanin-8-like: MASVNTCLKLIFTIFNVFFAVVGAAIVGLALLFQVLTNVGGEDLEGRSAVLIGLYTVGAITMVIAVLGAYGAHRENRGCLIVFLVCMVIGSLMMLRAGVFAIYGHHEGERELEKRFRELLPLDQAAENVKDVADRFQTEMHCCGLFSYSDWEDNVPDSCLCDPGTEVGECQSVTYTDMLLDRKSVYVQTCFPIVLHYLTLIRNVSMGIVFALAALALLGMALSSTIIHQMRYPGRSTLMMTVPSIFTLPPPKYQELHNPPGY, from the exons ATGGCTTCGGTCAACACCTGCCTCAAACTCATCTTCACCATCTTCAACGTCTTCTTCGCG gTCGTTGGCGCCGCCATCGTTGGACTCGCTCTCCTCTTTCAGGTTCTCACCAACGTCGGAGGAGAAGAT CTGGAGGGTCGGTCCGCTGTCCTCATCGGCCTCTACACTGTGGGCGCCATCACCATGGTGATCGCCGTCCTGGGGGCCTACGGCGCCCACCGGGAGAACCGGGGGTGTCTGATCGTG TTCCTGGTGTGTATGGTCATCGGGAGTCTGATGATGCTCCGAGCCGGAGTCTTTGCAATCTACGGCCATCATGAG GGGGAGCGCGAGCTGGAGAAGCGTTTCCGTGAGCTTCTGCCTCTGGACCAAGCGGCAGAGAACGTGAAGGACGTGGCCGACCGGTTTCAGACAGag ATGCACTGCTGTGGCCTGTTCAGCTACTCGGACTGGGAGGACAACGTCCCCGACTCGTGCCTGTGCGACCCGGGGACGGAGGTGGGGGAGTGTCAGTCCGTCACCTACACG GACATGCTGCTGGACAGGAAGTCCGTCTACGTCCAG aCCTGCTTCCCCATCGTCCTCCACTACCTGACGCTCATACGCAACGTCTCCATGGGAATCGTCTTCGCGCTCGCCGCCCTGGCG ctgctcggcATGGCGCTGTCCTCCACCATCATCCACCAGATGCGTTACCCGGGCCGCTCCACCCTCATGATGACGGTGCCGTCCATCTTCACCTTGCCTCCACCCAAATACCAGGAGCTGCACAACCCCCCCGGGTACTAG